Part of the Musa acuminata AAA Group cultivar baxijiao chromosome BXJ2-7, Cavendish_Baxijiao_AAA, whole genome shotgun sequence genome is shown below.
AGGAATAGGGAAAGATGAAATGAGAGAGCACCAATACAACCTGTTtatgagaagaggaagaaggtcaACATGTTCTTGAGAACATGCATCTGGGCAAGCTAAGGTGAGATAGGGTGGAACGCTAAGCTTGATGGCTGTACCGGAAACATTGAATGGATGCGTTTATTGGCACAAACTGAAGAAATGAAGGGATGGATCTCAGTATATTTGTTGCTAAGTGCTCAAACCAGATGCCTATAATCAACCATATGATtctaatagatagatagatagatagatagatagatagatcgatAGATAGGCTTTCCAGCCTTGTTCTAACTAGATGAATGGGTTGGAAAACACTAGCCTGAAATGCTTGCAGGCAGTACACTGGAATATTGTTTGCTGATGCTATATATCCTATCCTAAATGGTGAGGCATGTTGCTGTGGGATTATTCCGCTAAGAAATATTATAATCAGTGTTCTCTAAACAGGAAAAGCATTACCTGTAAGGAAAAAGATGAGCGAGGTATGGTTGATTGGCACTCCAACACATACCACATGCTCTCAAATATCTCACTCCTTTCATGCAGCAGCAGAATTGCAGCATAATTCTTCTTTTACTTTTCGTTTCATGGGGGGTGAGAAATAGATCAGACAGACGGAGTGAGCGAGAAAGGAGGTGGAAAAATCGACAATATATAAGAGCTGGAAAAGGAGGgagtagtggtggtggtggtggagggccCCTGCATGGCTCAAAAGgttccaaagagagagagagagagggagaaggcCTGACCTTTCGCCCCTACAAataccccctcccctcccctccctcgTTTCTCATCAGCTTGGCCTCCTCTGAGACATCTCAAGCCAAgccgacctctctctctctctctctctctctgagaggaGGGTGGTGGACAAAAGGAGGAGAGGGATCACatcatacctctctctctctctttctctccctctctctttgtCACTACCTTCCATTTCCTGCTCTCTTTCAGCAACTCGACTGCATCTCAGTATTATACAGCCTTGGTAGAGGTAAACTACAGTTTTACAGACTTGTCTTCACTTGCTGCTTCCCGCTCTCCGCCTCTCCTGCTGCTATTATATGATCCGTGGGGCTGCACTCTCTCATCCTCCGAGTTCTTATTGCTTTGCCATGCTTTCTTTTCCTTGCAGTGATTCATATTCTATATCCTGTCGATCGAGTTCCAAACTTTGTGCCCGAAGATGTCGGTGGCTGTGCTGCAATCACCCTTCCACCTGGAGAAGTACGGCTGGCCTGCGCCAGAAGAGACGAAAGATGACCCTGTGATGGTCGTGGAAGATGACCACAACCGGCCGGGGCAATTCGACATCTGGAGTGCCATCCAAGCGCAGAAGGGCGCTAGTCCGGTGGCCGCCGATCCGCCGGCTCCTTATGTTCATCCTCTGATGAGGCGGTCCTCGAGCTCGCTGAGCCAGATGAGCCTCCAGATGTGCACGGAGAGCCTCGGCTCGGAGAGTGGCTCCGACGACTTCTCCTCGGTTCCCGACGGCCTTGACTTCGATTACTCGCCCAAGAACGAGACAAAGACGGAAGAAGAAGACCACGACGTGCATGAGATGGTGGCAGTAGTTGAAGAACGAGGAGGACTGTGGTCTAGAACTGAAACAGAGGAGCGCCAAGTGCCGCAACGCAAAGCGGATGAGCTCGTATCGGTCAACTACAATTGCTCCATCAGCAGGAGGTCGCCGTCGCGTTCGTTCCCTCCGCCGCTGCCATCTCTCTCCCGCCGCGACGGGCCCTGCCTCCACATGAGGCCCCATCGCCGCGATGGCCGCCTCGTCGTCCAGGCTGTACTCGTACCTTCCCGGAACTACCTCCACGCTCAGCGCGAGGGCGGTCGCCTCCTCCTCTCCTTCGTCGACGCCACCTTCGACGATGACTCCTCCGAAACCGTCGAAATCGAACAGCCACACGAGCACCACCAAGTTATCGATGAAATTGAAGAGAACAAAGCAGAGGAAGTGAAACTGAAGAACTGCTACGAGGCAGACGAcgacgaagaggaggaagaagaggaagtggaAGTAGTCGACAGGGGAACCGTCATCGAGGTGAAAGTGAGCACACAACCCCAGCAACAGAACGGCAGCGCCATGAAGATCCTCCGGTCTTCTCTCGTCATCAACAAGTTCGTCGGCGGCACGCCGCGGAGCAGCAACGCCAAGTGCGAGCAGAGCAATCTCAACAGCATCAGCCGGTGGCAAGCTATCACACCAGCGACAGTGGCACGACGACCACCACCGACACCCGCCACCGCAGCAGCTGCAGTGGTGGTAGCCTCTACCCTCAGCGCCTCCACTGAAGCTTACAACGACGTGGGAGCGCGGCCTTCGCTCGGCGACGACGAACGCCACCTGCCACTCGACAACAAGCTGCTCTTCACCTCCAAGCGGCGCAACCGCGAGGAGCTGCTCCACAGCATGAAGCGGTGCAGTCAGCTGCGCAAGCCATTGTTCATCTGGGAGCCCTGTTGCATTGCCACTTCCTCCTGAGCCACAGAATCCATTCTACCCTCTTATCTATCTATCTACTAATCTACCGATCTatgcatctatctatctatctatctatctatctatctatctatctatctatccaccCACTTATTGAAATTGATATGATTACCATTGACATAGTAATGATCATCCGATTAATAAGTTGGAGTGTGTCGAGGGCATTTCACTGTTTGGTTTCATTCAGACAGTCTGCTGCCACTCTTTAACTACCGAAGTCTCTCTTTGTTTTTCCACTCCGTGGTTATATGTTGACACCATGATTTAATGGACGACTTGATATGATGATTGTGATTACTCATTTGTTGTTCATGTTGTTGATGTCTTTTTTCCCGAGTGATTTGAAGTGATTATGATCGACAGTAAGCTTCGGTCACAGTTTTGCTGGCCATGAGAACAGATCTAAGGTAGATTAATCCGATCTAATCCCCAGCCCAGAGGACTCAACCCCAAACGTCTCTCCTGGTCTCATCCCCGCCTCTTCGAGGTCAACTGCTACATCGTCTTCAATGTCTCCATTCGCCCACTCCTATTCCGAGGTTCCGACACATGACCTGTCGAAGCCTGTAGTACtccattcttcatcatcatcttcttcatcttACTGCAACAATCGACAGCCACAAGTAGGAAACTAGTATTCTTCGTCATGCCATGCCACCGATCGGCAACTTGATCTTATCCGCATGCACCCATGGCCGGAAATTGTTTTCTGCctaaattccttttctacttgggCTGCACAACGAGAACAATGGCTCCTCGAATGATGTGAGTTTTTGGAAGAGGTATACGTATATTATTTTAACGAATTACACGAAGAGAATATGAACACAATGTACTGAAGCATCTAAGAACCTCCAAGAAGAGAAAAAGTAGGCAGCATGGGCAGCAAAAAGAATTGGCCATTGGAGTCACAATGGAGATCATGACATAACAGAGGTTCCATGGTACGACATGGTGGAATCCACTACCCACACTTGCATTGTGAACACCGATATCAGCTGCCGGATGATACCTTTGCTtagtctaatgatcaaaagaggaAAAAAGGGACAGTAGCTCGTCCGGAAGCATCTGTGTGTGCTTAGACAATTAACAGTCCGTGTGCCATTCGACTCATCCGTATGTCCTGAGGAAACAAAGATTTTAGAAGACAAGCTACACGATGGCCATAGCCATGCAGTATTGCACACCCATGCGAGCACACGAGCGGGACAAGCAAATAGGAAGGCTGCGTGACACAGAAGGTATTGCTTTGCTTGGCAACCACAGGGAAACTGGAGGTTGGCCTACCGGTAATAGCCAGCAGGGTGATCGATCACCTGCAAATTGTGGCATGGATATAACATGCATCGCTGTGCAATGATCAACAGAGCAAAGGCATGTTGACAGGAGAAGAAAGGAGAAGAACCAAATGCATTCTGTAAAGCCAACTCTGCAACGACTAATCACTACCCACTAACGGAGCTTGCTGGTGAGCGAGTAATGCTTTTGTTCCTTCTTCCCCAGTGGTGAATGTTTCATGACACGCATTTGGAAAGCTCAGCGCCATTGGACAAGGGGAATCTGATCCATTCTCTGTGGCTCTCCCAACTTTAGCTCTCTTGTATCCTTGTGCCAAAAGGGTGGCGTGATGACTTAGGATCTTGCAGTTGTACATCGTCCCAACTGGGTCGCAAGGCCATCATCCCAAGGTGAGCCTAAACGGCCACCGGATCGAGTCTGATCTCGTCATCAACACTGAAGGATTGATTGCCTGTGTTCTTGTTGGTGCAGCAGCTGCAGAAAACCAGTCTAAATGGAGACAGCGATGCCCCTCACGATGGGGTTGCGCAGTGATGCTAAACTCACGGTCTTGGATATGCGTGGCTTCAATGATCGACATCTTCTGGTAGCGGTGATCCTGTTGGCTTGTGGATGAAAGCCGGAGTTGTTCTGTGCAAAGATGACGGCCCATATACCAACGCATGTCGTCTTCTTCCGTTAGGCAAACGTTTACGTGGCAAAGGATTGCCATGTGAGGCAGAGACCATTTGCCTTTGATTGGACGACGGTATTCTctgatataataatttatttttctttgtacAATTCTGATCGATCGATCACATCCAGAGTTCATTTCCATATGATtgctagaatatcaaatcaaacattatgatatatatatatatatatatcacaggtTTAATTTAGTTTGGGTTTAATGTGAGTCCAGCCCGGCCCAAATTAAGGGTTTGAACCAACGACTGGACTCAGACAGTGAGCGGTGACGACAGGCTATGATCAATATTACTATAATGGGAAGCGACTCGATCGAACCAGTAAGTCAATTTGAGACATCAATAAGACTAACCATCGTATTGTTCTTGACTATATCTCTCGTCGTTAAAGTCCATACCATTATgataaaatgatattaaatatttttttttataattataaaaaatttaatatactttttttaaatctaaagattaaaatatattaaaaaaattaaaggatAATAATATGTATCATAGGAACTGCTCTGAGACTATAAACGATAGCCAAAAAAAAGAATTCTTATGGTCACGTGCCTTGAAGAGTAGAAGTACAATTAATGATGCCAAAACATTTCCAACTCTGTAGGGTCACGTGTGATCCCCAAAAGAAGAGACCTAAAATAATAATTTGGACCCgccctttctatggcttgtgaaggaCCCTTCCAGCTAACAAGGCAGCCTCCATCACCAATGTGATCACATCCATCACCTCCTCCACCATGCATTTGTTCCCCCTGAAGGTCCCCTTCCCGGATGCCCTCACCGCTTCGATGCAGTTGAGGAAGTTCTCGTTGCACTCCTGGCTCAGGTAGTCATCTGCATCCCATCGAAACCGACACTGGTTAGCATCGTCGGAATGAAGTTAGATACGAGTACAAGATAAGGACATGGGGGGGGGGAGATAGAGTACGTTTGGCCTGCACACAGGCGTCATGGACCATGCAGCAGGCGTCAAGAGCATCGCATGGCTTCTCCCCCGGGCACCCGCTGTATAAGATGCCGCAGTATTTGCCGTACCTCAGGAAGGGTGGCACTTCGATCGATGGACACATGTGTTAGTCGACGAGAAAGCGAAGCACGAGTTCGATGTCAAGCAAAGCGCAGGGTCTCTGGCTCTTACCAGTGCAATGATCGGACTCGCACTTTCTGCTGCACTGCTGCTTGCTCTGCAGagacaacaagaagaagaagaaccgagTGGAGTCCAAGCAATCCAAAGAAACAAGAGAACAAGAAGTGATTCAGATTTCAGACCGTGGCGATGCCGGGGTCGACGGACCGGACGCCGATGTTAAGGCCGTGGACCGGCGTGGTGACGGAGAGGAGCAGTGCGAGGAACGGGACTGCCAGATTCAGCTGCGGTGGCGAGTGCGTTCTCCTTCCGGCCATTCCGAGATGAACACAAGGGAGGGGATGGAGAGGGAAGAGGCTCTCTCAGAGACGCTCTCAGAAGTGAGTGCTGGCTTTGGATTTTGCTGGGAGATGGGTTCCGATATGGGGGAAAGCAGAGATGCGAAGGCAGTGTGCTGTAGTTTTGTCCGATTTGTCTCGTGACTCTCCCGCATTTAGTGGCTCACCTACTGCCACCCTATCCTATCCTTTTGTTTTGTCTGCTATAGGGGAGACGTGGATGCACCGGCATTTGTTGATGCATCAAAATCAGTCTGGCGGTGGGTCAAAATCTCATCTTCTACCAGCACGTGAAACACAGCGGTTTGGTTTCAACGATTCATCGATTTCAAATGGAATCAGAATCAAAATAGATCCAATGATTTATCAATTTcaaatttaatgatttaattactacttctaattaaaaaaaaattaaaatcgatAATTCTAATTTCCATTCGATCCGATGATTtacgattaaaaaatatatatttatatttttattttaaattatatatatatatatatatatattaaatttaaattatttttaattaaaaaaaccaATGGTTCAAGCCAGAAGAACCGACCAAATTTGGTCCGGTTCTAATTCCTGATTTTGAGAAATCATAATCATCGATTCTTCATGTTTGGCAATCGAGGTCAAGGCTAATTCTGTTCATGTAACTAATTCAATACTCAACTTCCAGCATGATCCAAGATAAACCTTGACTCTGTTCATCTCAATTACACGCGATCCATACAGACAGGAAGCTTTAGTTGGAGGTATGGAGAAGTCGAATTTATACATGAATGATTGACAACACCACCTAGTTTAGAATGTCGATACAAGAATTGAAGAAGTTTACATGAATTGCACACATGCCTCGGTTTCGGTTTAGGTATCAGCACGATTTCGGAAGAACGTAATGCCGAAAAGAGGAAATGAGAACAGCTTCAGTTGTATCAGTTTAATCTCCCCTCGTGTGGAAAACTTCGACTGTAGAGAGGGAACTCGAAGAGGAAAGCTACCTTGAACCATGCAGGCAATCTTCCGTACACAGCAGGTGGTAATGGCACCAGTGGGCTGCGAGGCCGATCATCGAGTAGATGTGAGTGGGGGACACACTAGAAGGTCAGAATCTACAGCAAAGAGAACTGACCTTGTTATGTTCTTGTAGATTCGGTATTCTGCCATGCTACCAAATCGTTTGTCGGCCGATTCCTGATTCCACATGTGATGAATCAGAATATCACCATTAGCACAGTGAAATCCAATGTCAAGAGAACTAACATCTTGATTTATGTCTAGAACTGCCTACCTCAAGAAGTGGAATGCCGCTGACAAAAAGAAGCAGGAGAGTCAGGAAGATGGGTCCAAACACCACAAGCCATTCTGCACCCTCCAAGACTGAAGTAGAGGCCACAAATATTCcccaccaaaggaaaatctgtgcAAGCATACAATAAATTGAATCGACAAATGCAACATGATTGTTCATCAATAAAAGTGAGATTTGGGAATAAAACCAAAGTGAGACGTTTGTAAAACCAAAATTGTATGACAACATCGGATGCTTGTCGAAGAAGCAACATTCAAACTCAAGATCTAACATCTTAAAAGTTTTGAACGATCTAGGACCCTATTACCATGCTTCTTACTGTATATTAACTCTAAATTAGTTCTGTAGAATGATCTTCTTGCCCAATACAGACAAGCAAGATGATTAAAGGGAACTGCTACTGAACGAGGTACCAAAAGAATGTATTTTCTTCGGTTCGCTTGGGCAGCACAAGTTGCCAAAGCACATAAACAAAATTGGATGAAAAAGAAAGCAGCCAGAAGATAAAATTTGACTGACCTCACCAAAGTAATTTGGATGACGCGAATATTTCCAGAGTCCTGCATTACACCACTTTCCCTTGTTCGCAGGAGAGTTCTTGAATAGCAACTTCTGCTGATCGGCAGTGGCTTCGATAGATATGCCTATGGACCACATTATCCATCCAATAATATCTTGAGGTTTGATGGATGGGTTTCTATCGCTAGCATTTACGATTGTGAGTGGCAAGCTTACGGTCCAGACCCAGACAGCCTGCAGTAAACAAAATTTCTAGTGACAACTTCCTAAAAGTTACAAGATTTGACTTGCAAGAGTATAACCTGGAATATCCAAAAAACAGCCAACTTCCCCAAGTTATTACGCATTTCATCAAACCGCCGATCCTCTCCCCACTGCAGGATCCTGATCGAGACCAGACAAGAGATAGTACCAACTGTTCTTAGGATGAAATCATATGCTTTCAGAATACAAGCATTAATTTTGGCATATTTCTAATATATTACCAATTATtcaatttgatatgttaaaaGCAACTCAGAATCAGCAATAACTATTTCACAATAAACAGTGATGTTTGAGATGGTAACTCAAGATGAAGTGTTAAAATCATGATTATTGCTGAGGTTTGAAAACTTGACTGAGGTTTGAACCCTCAAAATATTGCTTCAATATTAGCAAATGAAAAGTGATAAAATCAAGACTATCACGTGCTCTCCATGGAGATGAGGAAAATGGCTTTACAAAATAGAGC
Proteins encoded:
- the LOC103991441 gene encoding protein FAF-like, chloroplastic, with amino-acid sequence MSVAVLQSPFHLEKYGWPAPEETKDDPVMVVEDDHNRPGQFDIWSAIQAQKGASPVAADPPAPYVHPLMRRSSSSLSQMSLQMCTESLGSESGSDDFSSVPDGLDFDYSPKNETKTEEEDHDVHEMVAVVEERGGLWSRTETEERQVPQRKADELVSVNYNCSISRRSPSRSFPPPLPSLSRRDGPCLHMRPHRRDGRLVVQAVLVPSRNYLHAQREGGRLLLSFVDATFDDDSSETVEIEQPHEHHQVIDEIEENKAEEVKLKNCYEADDDEEEEEEEVEVVDRGTVIEVKVSTQPQQQNGSAMKILRSSLVINKFVGGTPRSSNAKCEQSNLNSISRWQAITPATVARRPPPTPATAAAAVVVASTLSASTEAYNDVGARPSLGDDERHLPLDNKLLFTSKRRNREELLHSMKRCSQLRKPLFIWEPCCIATSS
- the LOC103991442 gene encoding phospholipase A2-alpha, which produces MAGRRTHSPPQLNLAVPFLALLLSVTTPVHGLNIGVRSVDPGIATSKQQCSRKCESDHCTVPPFLRYGKYCGILYSGCPGEKPCDALDACCMVHDACVQAKHDYLSQECNENFLNCIEAVRASGKGTFRGNKCMVEEVMDVITLVMEAALLAGRVLHKP
- the LOC103991443 gene encoding uncharacterized protein LOC103991443, which codes for MHRYLPLSLSSLLLLPPWGDKYGLSFLLGGMGTVIDSHFLALTAIVTVGYQFLFFVVTALLKFDKVTDFAGSTNFVILAILTLVVKGSWHFRQIVLTILVALWGLRLGVFLLMRILQWGEDRRFDEMRNNLGKLAVFWIFQAVWVWTVSLPLTIVNASDRNPSIKPQDIIGWIMWSIGISIEATADQQKLLFKNSPANKGKWCNAGLWKYSRHPNYFGEIFLWWGIFVASTSVLEGAEWLVVFGPIFLTLLLLFVSGIPLLEESADKRFGSMAEYRIYKNITSPLVPLPPAVYGRLPAWFKVAFLFEFPLYSRSFPHEGRLN